Genomic segment of Saccharomycodes ludwigii strain NBRC 1722 chromosome VI, whole genome shotgun sequence:
tttcattaatttatttttttcgcATCATTTTGTACGATAAGTTACATCTTTTTGCTTTTCTAAAAGTCACGTGATTATTACATAATGGTAACAATTGCCAGTATTTTAAGATTAAACAACCAATGcaacaataattaaaaaaaaaaaaaaaagaacgaTCATtgcaattttaaataatacaaacTACAGTAAAATAGATCTACATCACTACATAAATAATCAGCACCAAGTATGATATAGCCTAACCAATAAGGATTTTTGTCTTAATATCTCCTTTTCAACTTCAATTTCGTGTTTTAAAACAACTGGATCAACATCTCTTTTCCCACTATCTAGATCCATTTCATCTGCTTTAACATAtaatttccaatttttggaatatattttatgtCCAATATAACATGCAATTAAAATAGGAAATGATAGGTATCCCTCAAAAAATGATTCTGCATCAGCGCCATCACCACCAACAGGAAACAATGAAGTCCAGAAAGATGcaatcaaaattaaaataataataaaaataccataAACTGAACCCCATACACCCGTCAAAGATAAATAGGGTAGATCATCAAgagatttattttgtacCTTCATCGCATAACGGAATCTAACATGTGCTAAATTAATAGATAACCAGCAAAATAATGTTGACAATCCAGATAGAGCACTCAACCACGTGAAAACTTCAGACTCTTTATCACTAGCAGCaacaaatgataataaccCAAAAATCAAAGTTGCGATAATAGCATAAATTGGTCTACCCTTTTTATCAACATGCCCCATAATTTTTGGACAATACCCAATCTCAGCCATGGATGCAATGGACCTTGAACAAGCATAGACTGCGCTATTGGCTACTGAAATGATAGCAATCAGTATAATAGCATTCATTAATGATGGCAAACCCTTAATCTTTGCATTTTCAATGGCAATAACTAAAGGAGATGCGGCTGCATCTACTGAACTGGAGCCATTTAGTAACCTTGGGTCATTGTAGGGAACTAAACAACCCACCAAAGTCAATACAGTGATATATGATAATGAAATAATccaaaaagattttttggAAGAACTAGGCAATGTTTTTCTTGGATTGCTGCTTTCGGCAGCAGCCAAACAACATGTTTCTACTCCACTGAAGCTAAAACCAGCAACCACAAAATTACTGGCCAAACCTTGAAATCTGTGTCCCTTTGTATAACCAACAAAAGCACCGGGATCATGCCAATATGCACCTCCAATATATTTGTGGGTTGGCCCACCACCACAAGTCAATACTATACCCAATATGAAGAATCCGATTATCgctaaaattttaattaaactCAACACAAATTCGGTTTCACCAAAAGACTTGACATCTAAAAAATTTGCCAATACAATGGCCAcgtaaaaaataaccacCCATGCGTCGGAGTTAATAGTTCTGTTCCAATATTGAATAGTAATAGATGCAGCAACTAGTTCTAATGGAAGCAAGACCAACCATTGAAGAGCATAATTGCTTACAACAGCAAATGCATATGAAGGTTCAATAAATCTTGTAAAATATACATTAAAACCGCCATTTACGGGATAAACAGCAGCCAATTCTCCTAGTGCGTTCATGACCGTAAATAATGCAGTACTTATAATAGTCCAATCAATGACTAACGAGGCTGGACCGCCCGTAGTTAATGCTTGTCCACTGTTAACAAATAAACCGGTACCTATACTGCCGCCTACTGCTAAAAATACTAAATGTCTAACTGATAAATCCTGTTTTAATTTGTCAGTATTAGTTTGTTCTATACGaacattatcattattatcattattaatatcgTTATTGGAATGAACTGTTTTGCTTTCATTGGAAAGTTCTAAATCATCGTTAAAATATGTATGCTCTTTACAATCATTAGTGTTCTTTTCTGATTGACTAATTAtgctattactattaatattactGACAAATGAATCACTTTTCACCTTTGTACTGTCAGTTCCTTGGGACCTTATACTGTTTAATAACCTTTCCATTTGTTGTATATATGTGAAATGTGTTTAGTTTTTGGTTATTATGTGTGATAGTATTTAGCAATCTTATCAAATGAAGAGATGAAGAAATAACTCAAATAATTGATTATATTTGGATTACACATAGTGCTTGTTTAATGAAtacattttaataaaaaaatatatatatatatatatagagagagagagaaaataGTTAAaacttattatttttatataagatgattttcaaaaatgcGTATTagaagtatatatatatgccAAGGAATGAATGAATAAATGAATGATGAGAAAATAGAGGAATCAATTAAGCAGCTTCTTCACTGGTAGCCAAaagaacttttttttttttttttttttcactcctttttccttctttcttttcaagTTTATCAAAAATGCTTATCGTTTTAtacattttgttttattctttttttttttttctgcaTTGACTCATTTGCACTAAATCTATTAGATTTATAaggcttttctttttcttttttttccatttgcTATTAAAAGATGTGTATTACCtactaataaatattaaattaacGTGCCTTTCAAACGGCATTTCCATTTATATTTCCATTTATATTtccatttatatttatatatataaaaaaaaaaaggcaaaaataaacaaattggCGCCATTTgtatcatattttttataatggTACTCTCGGACTTCGGACTTTGCTAAAATgctttttgtatatttttgaccatttcttttttttttttcaattttttttttcaggcTTTTTGGTATTGcgatatatattaaaaaaaaacgaaaaataaaaagaaataactaactatacaaataaagtttttttttttttttttttttttttatatatatatctccCAGTTAGTTGATAATTTAATCTCAAGAAGAACACAACaaaacacacacacataaACTTGTAGCATCGAAACAACTAAAATGGTAGACGGGAAATTGAGCAAGAAGTTTGACGTTGATTTTGTTCCAACTATCAGTGATAGCGAAGATGATATTCCTGATTTAGAAATATCCGATGCAGACGAAGAACGTGATACTGTTACCGTTAAGAAatcgaaaaaaaagacaaagacaaaaaaatcaaataaagtaaaaaagCAAACCGATGATATAGATGAGGATGTACACGAAGATATTAACCCTGATTTTCAATTCAATTTAAACGAAGAAGATACCTATATCACTGGAACTGAGAATGGTTGGAATTTtggtgatgatgaagacAAAGAGGATACTACCAATAAATATGTTGATTTAGAtggaattattaaaagaaagggTGGTTTAGTTAATATTGTAGGTttggaaaatgaagaagaagaaaaagaaaaagaaaaagaaaaagaaaaagaaaaagaggatgatgatgaattaGCTATGGATGGATTTGGTATGGGAACAATGCTTCAAAAACatgaagaggaagaagaagaagaagataatgatgatgatgaaaaagaaagtgaAAATGAGAAGGaagaattaattttagACGGCAAGATAAATAAGGATGATgtggaagaaaaagattcaAAAGAAGCTGAAGCCGCATTTTATGCTCCTCACACAGAAAGTGAAGACGCCAAAAAATCAGTTCATAAATCGTTTAATTCATTATCGTTGTCTCGTCCAATCCTAAAAGGTTTAAACGCTTTAGGTTATACTACTCCATCTCCGATTCAAAGTGCCTCCATTCCAATTGCCTTATTAGGTAAAGATATCATTGCTGGTGCTGTTACTGGTTCTGGTAAAACCGCTGCGTTTATGATTCCGATCATTGAACGTTTATTATACAAGCCAACCACAATGCCAGCTACAAGGGTTATTGTGCTAACGCCAACCCGTGAATTGGCACTTCAAATTTCTGATGTgggtaaaaaaattgctaAATTTGTCAACGGTGTTTCCTTTGGGTTAGCTGTCGGTGGTTTGAATTTAAGACAGCAAGAACAGCAATTGAAAAGCAGACCagatattgttattgcAACTCCAGGTAGATTTATTGACCATATTAGGAACTCACCCTCATTTTCAGTGGATTCTGTAGAAATTTTAGTCCTAGATGAAGCCGATAGAATGTTAGAGGAAGGGTTCCAGGATGAGTTAAGTGAAATTATGTCTTTACTACCAAGCAAAAGACAAACTATGCTATTTTCTGCAACGATGAATTCTCGTATTAAACAATTAATCTCATTATCTTTGAAACAACCCGTTAGGATTATGATTGATCCTCCAAAGCAAGCAGCTAATAAATTGACCCAAGAGTTTGTTCGTATTCgtaaaagagaaaatttGAAACCGGCTCTATTATTTAATCTATTGAAAAAGCTTGATAATGCGGGGCAATCAAGAATTGTCGTTTTTGTTTCACGGAAAGAAATGGCCCATAGATTAAGAATTATCTTGGGTTTATTGGGTATGAAAGCAGCAGAATTGCACGGGTCCTTATCACAAGAACAACGGTTGCAATCTGTTACCAATTTTAAGAATTTGGTAGTTCCAGTTTTGATTTGTACTGATTTGGCTTCTAGAGGGTTAGATATTCCAAAGATCGAAGTGGTTATAAACTTTGATATGCCTAAAACTTATGAAATTTATTTGCATAGAGTTGGTCGTACGGCAAGAGCTGGCAGAGAGGGTCGCTCGGTCTCATTTGTGGGAGAAAGTGCCCAAGATAGAGCCATTGTCAGATCAGCTATTAGTTCGCTTTCTTCAAGTACTGGTCGTGGTAAAGCTTTAGGCAGAAACGTTAATTGGAATGATGTAGAAAACATAAATAAGATAATTGATGCTAAAACAGAGGTGATAGATGATGTTTTGgaggaagaaaaacaagaaaag
This window contains:
- a CDS encoding amino acid permease (similar to Saccharomyces cerevisiae YGR191W | HIP1 | HIstidine Permease) is translated as MERLLNSIRSQGTDSTKVKSDSFVSNINSNSIISQSEKNTNDCKEHTYFNDDLELSNESKTVHSNNDINNDNNDNVRIEQTNTDKLKQDLSVRHLVFLAVGGSIGTGLFVNSGQALTTGGPASLVIDWTIISTALFTVMNALGELAAVYPVNGGFNVYFTRFIEPSYAFAVVSNYALQWLVLLPLELVAASITIQYWNRTINSDAWVVIFYVAIVLANFLDVKSFGETEFVLSLIKILAIIGFFILGIVLTCGGGPTHKYIGGAYWHDPGAFVGYTKGHRFQGLASNFVVAGFSFSGVETCCLAAAESSNPRKTLPSSSKKSFWIISLSYITVLTLVGCLVPYNDPRLLNGSSSVDAAASPLVIAIENAKIKGLPSLMNAIILIAIISVANSAVYACSRSIASMAEIGYCPKIMGHVDKKGRPIYAIIATLIFGLLSFVAASDKESEVFTWLSALSGLSTLFCWLSINLAHVRFRYAMKVQNKSLDDLPYLSLTGVWGSVYGIFIIILILIASFWTSLFPVGGDGADAESFFEGYLSFPILIACYIGHKIYSKNWKLYVKADEMDLDSGKRDVDPVVLKHEIEVEKEILRQKSLLVRLYHTWC
- the DRS1 gene encoding putative ATP-dependent RNA helicase (similar to Saccharomyces cerevisiae YLL008W | DRS1 | Deficiency of Ribosomal Subunits) produces the protein MVDGKLSKKFDVDFVPTISDSEDDIPDLEISDADEERDTVTVKKSKKKTKTKKSNKVKKQTDDIDEDVHEDINPDFQFNLNEEDTYITGTENGWNFGDDEDKEDTTNKYVDLDGIIKRKGGLVNIVGLENEEEEKEKEKEKEKEKEDDDELAMDGFGMGTMLQKHEEEEEEEDNDDDEKESENEKEELILDGKINKDDVEEKDSKEAEAAFYAPHTESEDAKKSVHKSFNSLSLSRPILKGLNALGYTTPSPIQSASIPIALLGKDIIAGAVTGSGKTAAFMIPIIERLLYKPTTMPATRVIVLTPTRELALQISDVGKKIAKFVNGVSFGLAVGGLNLRQQEQQLKSRPDIVIATPGRFIDHIRNSPSFSVDSVEILVLDEADRMLEEGFQDELSEIMSLLPSKRQTMLFSATMNSRIKQLISLSLKQPVRIMIDPPKQAANKLTQEFVRIRKRENLKPALLFNLLKKLDNAGQSRIVVFVSRKEMAHRLRIILGLLGMKAAELHGSLSQEQRLQSVTNFKNLVVPVLICTDLASRGLDIPKIEVVINFDMPKTYEIYLHRVGRTARAGREGRSVSFVGESAQDRAIVRSAISSLSSSTGRGKALGRNVNWNDVENINKIIDAKTEVIDDVLEEEKQEKEILRAEMEIKKGENMLKHKQEIQSRPKRTWFQSEKEKKNSKMLQVLSETKKPTNARKRKQQEAREDVERSYKKTQKDRKEDQDRYIKRQKKNDGKKKKKNSRR